A window of the Arachis duranensis cultivar V14167 chromosome 5, aradu.V14167.gnm2.J7QH, whole genome shotgun sequence genome harbors these coding sequences:
- the LOC107488220 gene encoding protein NRT1/ PTR FAMILY 6.3: MSALPTTQEKTILDATNYKGAPAERSKTGGWSASAMILGGEVMERMTTLGIAVNLVTYLTGTMHLGNAESANVVTNFLGTSFMLCLLGGFLADTFLGRYRTIAIFAAVQATGVAILAMSTKIPSLHPPKCTGDSGGPCERATSKQLTVLYLALYMTALGTGGLKSSVSGFGSDQFDDTDEKERKQMLKFFNWFYFFVSTGSLAAVTVLVYIQDNQGRVWGYGICAVAILVALTVFLSGTKKYRYKKPVGSPLTQIAVVFVAAWRKRRLQPPSDSSFFFHEDYIQSNKQRLPHSNQFRFLDKAAMKDSSGTEAMKNNKWYLTTLTDVEEVKLVLRMLPIWATTIMFWCIHAQMTTFSVSQAVTMDCHIGKTFKIPPASMTVFLIGTILLTVPFYDRFVAPVAKKLLMNPHGLSPLQRVGTGLVFSVLSMVAAAAIEIKRLKEARSHGLVHTPHSKIPMTVFWLVPQFFLVGVGEAFMYMGQLDFFLRECPKGMKTMSTGLFLSTLALGFFFSSLLVSIVNKLTAHGKPWLADNLNQGKLYDFYWLLALLSAINVVIYFVAAKWYVYKEKRFAEVGIELEEQENVGNFH; the protein is encoded by the exons ATGAGTGCTCTCCCCACAACACAAGAGAAAACAATCCTAGATGCCACCAACTACAAGGGTGCTCCGGCAGAGCGGTCCAAGACCGGTGGCTGGTCTGCCTCCGCCATGATTCTAG GAGGAGAAGTGATGGAGAGGATGACGACACTGGGTATTGCGGTGAATTTGGTGACGTACTTGACCGGTACCATGCACTTGGGCAATGCTGAGTCTGCCAACGTTGTCACTAACTTCTTGGGCACCTCATTCATGCTTTGTTTGCTCGGTGGCTTTCTAGCTGACACCTTTCTCGGAAG ATACCGCACCATTGCCATCTTCGCTGCTGTTCAAGCAACG ggGGTGGCGATTTTGGCTATGTCGACGAAAATACCAAGCTTACACCCTCCAAAATGCACAGGAGATAGTGGGGGACCTTGCGAAAGAGCCACCAGCAAACAGTTAACGGTGTTATACTTAGCACTTTACATGACGGCGCTTGGAACCGGAGGCCTCAAATCAAGCGTATCCGGATTTGGTTCAGACCAGTTCGACGATACTGAcgagaaagagagaaagcaaATGCTTAAATTCTTCAACTGGTTCTACTTCTTCGTGAGCACAGGGTCTTTGGCCGCCGTGACCGTTCTTGTGTACATTCAGGACAATCAGGGAAGGGTTTGGGGTTATGGAATATGCGCCGTCGCCATTCTGGTGGCTCTCACTGTGTTTCTTTCAGGCACTAAGAAGTACCGTTACAAGAAACCGGTGGGTAGCCCATTGACTCAGATTGCGGTTGTGTTTGTGGCTGCTTGGAGGAAGAGGCGCTTGCAACCTCCTTctgattcttctttcttctttcacgAGGATTACATCCAATCCAACAAACAAAGGTTGCCGCACTCCAACCAGTTCCG GTTCTTAGACAAGGCTGCAATGAAGGATTCAAGTGGAACAGAGGCGATGAAGAACAATAAATGGTATCTAACAACTTTAACGGACGTAGAAGAAGTGAAATTGGTTTTAAGAATGCTTCCGATATGGGCAACGACAATCATGTTTTGGTGCATCCACGCACAAATGACAACATTCTCGGTCTCACAAGCGGTTACCATGGACTGCCACATAGGAAAAACCTTCAAAATCCCTCCGGCATCCATGACCGTCTTCCTAATCGGAACCATCCTCCTAACCGTCCCCTTCTACGACCGCTTCGTGGCTCCGGTGGCCAAGAAACTCCTCATGAACCCGCACGGGCTCAGCCCCTTGCAGCGCGTGGGCACGGGCTTAGTGTTTTCGGTGTTGTCCATGGTGGCAGCAGCCGCAATAGAAATTAAGCGGTTGAAAGAAGCAAGATCACATGGACTGGTGCACACTCCCCATAGCAAGATTCCAATGACTGTGTTCTGGCTAGTTCCGCAGTTCTTCTTGGTGGGTGTGGGAGAAGCGTTCATGTACATGGGACAACTTGATTTCTTCCTGAGAGAGTGTCCGAAAGGGATGAAAACAATGAGCACTGGTTTGTTCTTGAGCACGTTGGCGTTAGGATTCTTCTTTAGTTCCTTGTTGGTCTCCATAGTGAATAAATTGACGGCGCATGGAAAACCATGGCTTGCCGATAACCTCAACCAAGGGAAGCTTTATGATTTTTATTGGCTTTTGGCTTTGTTGAGTGCTATCAATGTCGTCATTTACTTTGTTGCTGCTAAGTGGTATGTTTACAAAGAGAAAAGATTTGCTGAGGTTGGTATCGAattggaagaacaagaaaacgTTGGTAACTTCCATTAA
- the LOC110281461 gene encoding 14 kDa proline-rich protein DC2.15-like: MAPKTLSLISVLIGINVLLIAQHVSGSEKGLLESKNNNNDTETESLELDCLHPQPKPQPKPQPKPTPSPTPKPKKGGCPRDTLKLGVCSSVLDNRANFSSGVPNTPCCNFFFGLYNFDAALCLCTALKGN; encoded by the coding sequence ATGGCTCCCAAAACACTCTCCTTGATTTCTGTTTTGATCGGGATCAACGTTCTGTTGATTGCGCAACATGTCTCTGGAAGTGAGAAGGGTCTTTTGGAGTCCAAAAACAATAACAACGATACAGAGACAGAAAGCCTGGAATTGGATTGTCTTCACCCGCAGCCGAAGCCGCAGCCAAAGCCGCAGCCAAAGCCCACACCAAGCCCAACTCCAAAGCCCAAGAAAGGAGGATGCCCAAGGGACACATTGAAGCTGGGTGTATGCTCGAGCGTTCTGGACAACCGCGCAAACTTCTCATCGGGTGTACCAAACACTCCTTGCTGCAATTTCTTCTTCGGGCTTTATAACTTTGACGCTGCCTTGTGCCTCTGCACCGCCCTCAAGGGTAAC
- the LOC107488116 gene encoding L-lactate dehydrogenase B-like yields the protein MQKSASSGVSLLGPGGLDLTHSFFTSILNSAPPSPTKRHNKVTVVGAGNVGMAVAQTILTQDLVDELVLVDALPDKLRGEMLDLQHAAAFLPRTKIHASTEYSVTAGSDLCIVTAGARQVSGESRLNLVQRNVSLFRSIIPPLVQHSPACVILVVSNPVDVLTYVAWKLSGFPANRVIGSGTNLDSSRFRFLIADHLDVNAHDVQAYIVGEHGDSSVALWSSISVGGVPVLSFLEKQEIAYERVTLEKIHKAVIESADEVIRLKGYTSWAIGYSVANLARSILRDQRKVHPVSVLAKGFHGIHGGKVFLSLPSQLGRGGVIGVTNIHLTPKEAQHLRDSATAILEVQNQLPI from the coding sequence atgCAGAAGAGCGCTTCATCAGGGGTGTCATTGCTGGGCCCAGGAGGCTTAGACCTAACACACTCCTTCTTCACCTCCATACTCAACTCTGCACCGCCCTCTCCCACTAAGCGCCACAACAAGGTCACTGTAGTTGGCGCAGGAAACGTCGGAATGGCCGTAGCCCAAACCATCCTCACTCAGGACCTCGTCGACGAACTCGTCCTCGTCGATGCCCTCCCCGACAAGCTCCGCGGCGAGATGCTGGACCTGCAGCACGCCGCCGCGTTCCTTCCACGCACCAAGATCCACGCGTCCACGGAGTACTCCGTCACGGCTGGGTCTGACCTGTGCATCGTGACGGCAGGGGCACGGCAGGTGAGCGGAGAGTCAAGGCTGAACCTGGTGCAGAGGAACGTGTCCCTGTTCAGAAGCATCATTCCCCCTCTGGTTCAGCACTCGCCGGCATGTGTTATTCTTGTGGTTTCGAATCCGGTGGACGTGCTAACATATGTGGCCTGGAAGCTGTCAGGGTTTCCGGCGAACCGCGTCATCGGCTCCGGCACCAACCTGGACTCTTCCCGTTTCCGTTTCCTGATTGCCGATCATCTTGACGTCAACGCTCACGACGTTCAGGCATACATTGTAGGGGAACACGGCGACAGCTCGGTGGCCCTGTGGTCAAGCATCAGCGTGGGCGGAGTTCCGGTGCTAAGCTTTCTTGAGAAGCAAGAGATAGCGTACGAGAGAGTGACGCTGGAGAAGATACACAAGGCAGTGATAGAGAGCGCCGATGAAGTGATCCGTCTGAAAGGGTACACATCGTGGGCCATAGGGTACTCTGTGGCTAACTTGGCTCGAAGCATTCTGAGGGACCAGAGGAAGGTGCACCCCGTTTCGGTTCTTGCAAAGGGGTTTCATGGTATCCATGGAGGGAAAGTGTTTCTGAGCTTGCCGTCGCAGCTTGGTAGGGGAGGGGTCATTGGTGTTACCAACATCCATTTGACTCCCAAAGAGGCACAACACCTCAGAGACTCTGCCACCGCCATCCTTGAGGTCCAAAATCAACTTCCAATTTGA